Proteins from a single region of Verrucomicrobiia bacterium:
- the xylB gene encoding xylulokinase, whose amino-acid sequence MRTLAIGIDSGTQSTKALVVDTRSGRVLGEGSAAYDLLPGLAAGHKEQDPAVWIDALKASVGTALKAARARAGEVVTMGVSGQQHGFVPLDGQGRVIRPAKLWCDTSTAAECEEITAALGGAKATIRALGNAVLPGFTAGKILWLKKREPRNYARLATVLLPHDYLNWWLTGRAFMEYGDASGTALMDVRRRRWCEAAVAAIDPELTGKLPALSASDEPAGTLTAAAGEALGLPAGVLVSAGGGDNMMGAIGTGNTRAGVVTASLGTSGTIYACSERPVVDSRGEIAAFCDSTNRWLPLLCTMNVTVATEMVRRDFELDHAGFERMAAKAPPGCEGLILLPYLEGERTPNVPDGTGVYLGVRPGTFTARHFARATMEGVTLGMNYGMRRLAELGVRARQVRVTGGGARSKLWRQIMADVFDAEVVTLRIAEGAAYGAALQALWCWRLSKGEKVRMEEITDAFVKVASRETALPVAENVERYRELQGVQDGMSRSLREVFSAHRRLVS is encoded by the coding sequence ATGAGAACGCTGGCGATCGGAATTGATTCGGGCACGCAATCGACAAAGGCCCTGGTGGTGGACACACGTTCGGGGCGCGTGTTGGGGGAAGGTTCGGCCGCGTACGATCTGCTGCCTGGGCTGGCGGCCGGTCACAAGGAGCAGGATCCAGCCGTGTGGATCGATGCCTTGAAGGCCTCCGTGGGTACGGCGCTGAAGGCGGCGCGGGCGCGGGCGGGGGAGGTGGTGACGATGGGGGTGAGCGGGCAGCAGCATGGGTTTGTTCCGCTGGACGGGCAGGGACGGGTGATCCGGCCGGCCAAGTTGTGGTGCGACACCAGCACGGCGGCGGAGTGCGAGGAGATCACCGCGGCGCTGGGGGGGGCGAAGGCGACGATCCGGGCGCTGGGCAATGCGGTGCTTCCCGGATTTACCGCCGGGAAGATCCTGTGGTTGAAGAAGCGGGAGCCGCGGAATTACGCCCGGCTGGCGACCGTGCTGCTGCCACACGACTATTTGAACTGGTGGCTGACGGGGAGGGCGTTCATGGAGTATGGAGATGCCTCGGGGACGGCGCTGATGGATGTGCGGCGACGGCGCTGGTGCGAGGCGGCGGTGGCGGCGATCGATCCCGAGCTGACCGGCAAACTGCCGGCGTTGTCGGCGAGCGACGAACCGGCCGGGACGTTGACGGCAGCGGCGGGCGAGGCGCTGGGATTGCCGGCGGGGGTGTTGGTGAGTGCCGGGGGCGGCGACAACATGATGGGGGCGATCGGGACGGGGAACACGCGGGCCGGGGTGGTGACGGCGAGCCTTGGGACCAGCGGAACGATCTATGCGTGTTCGGAGCGACCGGTGGTGGATTCGCGGGGGGAGATTGCGGCGTTCTGCGACTCGACCAACCGCTGGCTGCCGTTGCTCTGCACGATGAATGTCACGGTGGCCACCGAAATGGTGCGGCGGGATTTCGAGCTGGACCACGCAGGGTTCGAACGGATGGCGGCCAAGGCGCCGCCGGGTTGCGAGGGGTTGATCCTGCTGCCGTACCTGGAAGGCGAACGGACACCGAATGTCCCGGACGGAACGGGGGTGTATCTGGGGGTCCGTCCGGGGACGTTCACGGCGCGGCATTTCGCACGGGCAACGATGGAGGGGGTCACGCTGGGGATGAACTACGGCATGCGGCGGTTGGCGGAGTTGGGGGTGCGGGCCCGGCAGGTGCGGGTCACCGGCGGGGGGGCGCGTTCGAAGCTGTGGCGGCAGATCATGGCGGACGTTTTCGATGCCGAGGTGGTGACGCTCCGGATTGCCGAAGGGGCGGCTTACGGGGCGGCGTTGCAGGCACTGTGGTGCTGGAGGCTGTCCAAGGGGGAGAAGGTGCGGATGGAGGAGATTACGGATGCCTTTGTGAAGGTGGCGTCCAGGGAGACAGCGTTGCCGGTGGCGGAGAACGTCGAGCGCTATCGGGAGTTGCAGGGGGTGCAGGACGGGATGAGCCGCTCCCTGCGGGAGGTGTTCAGCGCGCATCGGCGTCTGGTGTCGTGA